In Symphalangus syndactylus isolate Jambi chromosome 14, NHGRI_mSymSyn1-v2.1_pri, whole genome shotgun sequence, one DNA window encodes the following:
- the ZNF200 gene encoding zinc finger protein 200 isoform X2, with the protein MMAAKVVHMPPKPKQSFILRVPPDSKLGQDLLRDATNGPKTIHQLVLEHFLTFLPKPSLVQPTQKVKETLVIMKDVSSSLQNRVHPRPLVKLLPKGVQREQDTVSLYLKANPELVVFEDLNVFHCQEECVSLDPTQQLTSEKEDDSSVGEMMLLVNGSNPKGEDPEREPVGNEDYREKSSDDDEMDSSVVSQQPPDNQEKERLNTSIPQKRKMRNLLITIENDTPPEDLSKYVDISIIALTRNRRTRRWYTCPLCGKQFNESSYLISHQRTHTGEKPYDCSHCGKSFNHKTNLNKHERIHTGEKPYSCSQCGKNFRQNSHRSRHEGIHIREKIFKCPECGKTFPKNEEFVLHLQSHEAERPYGCKKCGRRFGRLSNCTRHEKTHSACKTRKQK; encoded by the exons ATGATGGCTGCAAAAGTGGTTCATATGCCCCCAAAGCCAAAGCAGTCCTTTATACTGAGAGTTCCGCCAGACTCCAAGCTGGGCCAAGACCTACTTCGAGATGCCACTAATGGGCCCAAGACCATCCACCAGCTAGTGCTGGAGCACTTCCTCACCTTCTTGCCCAAGCCAAGCCTGGTCCAGCCCACTCAGAAAGTCAAGGAGACCTTGGTTATTATGAAAGATGTGAGCTCAAGCCTTCAGAACAGAG TGCATCCTCGTCCCTTGGTGAAGCTTCTGCCCAAAGGAGTCCAAAGGGAACAAGACACAGTGTCTCTGTATTTGAAAGCTAACCCTGAG TTGGTGGTCTTTGAGGATTTGAATGTATTTCACTGCCAGGAAGAATGTGTGAGCTTGGATCCTACTCAACAACTCACCTCAGAGAAGGAAGATGACAGCAGTGTCGGGGAGATGATGTTACTGG TCAATGGCAGTAATCCTAAAGGTGAAGATCCTGAGAGGGAACCTGTAGGAAATGAAGATTATAGAGAAAAGTCTTCAGATGATGATGAAATGGATTCTTCCGTGGTCTCTCAGCAGCCTCCAGATAATCAGGAAAAGGAAAGACTAAATACATCCAttccacaaaaaaggaaaatgagaaatctGTTAATTACCATTGAGAATGATACTCCTCCAGAGGATCTCTCAAAATATGTAGACATCAGTATTATTGCACTTACTCGAAATCGGAGGACAAGGAGATGGTACACTTGTCCACTGTGTGGTAAACAGTTTAATGAAAGTTCTTACCTCATTTCCCACCAGAGGACccacactggagaaaaaccctatgACTGTAGTCACTGTGGGAAAAGCTTCAatcataaaacaaacctcaataaACATGAGCGaattcatacaggagagaaaccttatTCCTGTTCTCAGTGTGGAAAAAACTTCCGTCAGAATTCTCATCGGAGTCGTCATGAAGGAATCCAtataagggagaaaatatttaagtgTCCAGAATGTGGGAAAACCTTCCCAAAGAATGAGGAGTTTGTGCTTCATCTGCAGAGTCATGAGGCTGAGAGACCATATGGTTGCAAAAAATGTGGGAGAAGATTTGGTCGGCTGTCAAACTGTACCCGGCATGAGAAAACCCACTCAGCCTGTAAGACCCGAAAGCAGAAGTAA
- the ZNF200 gene encoding zinc finger protein 200 isoform X1: MMAAKVVHMPPKPKQSFILRVPPDSKLGQDLLRDATNGPKTIHQLVLEHFLTFLPKPSLVQPTQKVKETLVIMKDVSSSLQNRVHPRPLVKLLPKGVQREQDTVSLYLKANPEELVVFEDLNVFHCQEECVSLDPTQQLTSEKEDDSSVGEMMLLVNGSNPKGEDPEREPVGNEDYREKSSDDDEMDSSVVSQQPPDNQEKERLNTSIPQKRKMRNLLITIENDTPPEDLSKYVDISIIALTRNRRTRRWYTCPLCGKQFNESSYLISHQRTHTGEKPYDCSHCGKSFNHKTNLNKHERIHTGEKPYSCSQCGKNFRQNSHRSRHEGIHIREKIFKCPECGKTFPKNEEFVLHLQSHEAERPYGCKKCGRRFGRLSNCTRHEKTHSACKTRKQK, translated from the exons ATGATGGCTGCAAAAGTGGTTCATATGCCCCCAAAGCCAAAGCAGTCCTTTATACTGAGAGTTCCGCCAGACTCCAAGCTGGGCCAAGACCTACTTCGAGATGCCACTAATGGGCCCAAGACCATCCACCAGCTAGTGCTGGAGCACTTCCTCACCTTCTTGCCCAAGCCAAGCCTGGTCCAGCCCACTCAGAAAGTCAAGGAGACCTTGGTTATTATGAAAGATGTGAGCTCAAGCCTTCAGAACAGAG TGCATCCTCGTCCCTTGGTGAAGCTTCTGCCCAAAGGAGTCCAAAGGGAACAAGACACAGTGTCTCTGTATTTGAAAGCTAACCCTGAG GAGTTGGTGGTCTTTGAGGATTTGAATGTATTTCACTGCCAGGAAGAATGTGTGAGCTTGGATCCTACTCAACAACTCACCTCAGAGAAGGAAGATGACAGCAGTGTCGGGGAGATGATGTTACTGG TCAATGGCAGTAATCCTAAAGGTGAAGATCCTGAGAGGGAACCTGTAGGAAATGAAGATTATAGAGAAAAGTCTTCAGATGATGATGAAATGGATTCTTCCGTGGTCTCTCAGCAGCCTCCAGATAATCAGGAAAAGGAAAGACTAAATACATCCAttccacaaaaaaggaaaatgagaaatctGTTAATTACCATTGAGAATGATACTCCTCCAGAGGATCTCTCAAAATATGTAGACATCAGTATTATTGCACTTACTCGAAATCGGAGGACAAGGAGATGGTACACTTGTCCACTGTGTGGTAAACAGTTTAATGAAAGTTCTTACCTCATTTCCCACCAGAGGACccacactggagaaaaaccctatgACTGTAGTCACTGTGGGAAAAGCTTCAatcataaaacaaacctcaataaACATGAGCGaattcatacaggagagaaaccttatTCCTGTTCTCAGTGTGGAAAAAACTTCCGTCAGAATTCTCATCGGAGTCGTCATGAAGGAATCCAtataagggagaaaatatttaagtgTCCAGAATGTGGGAAAACCTTCCCAAAGAATGAGGAGTTTGTGCTTCATCTGCAGAGTCATGAGGCTGAGAGACCATATGGTTGCAAAAAATGTGGGAGAAGATTTGGTCGGCTGTCAAACTGTACCCGGCATGAGAAAACCCACTCAGCCTGTAAGACCCGAAAGCAGAAGTAA